One window of Nocardia nova SH22a genomic DNA carries:
- a CDS encoding TetR/AcrR family transcriptional regulator yields the protein MSEKVASSTPERLLAAAERLLLTERYEDVSVRAVCVAAGANPAAVHYHFGSKEALIAALIEDRLGPLWAEGLAVATARPDSVPAVVDAVIEPFVALAADPMGRLHLRLLAGLVLRRRPMSWQRQWFRMESWSGLLPGVRSGEARRRWMLAFDLIIMRFGSTEDHDLTPAAIASLREFVIAGLMAPPPATATQE from the coding sequence ATGAGCGAGAAGGTGGCGTCGAGCACCCCGGAGCGGCTCCTGGCGGCCGCGGAACGGCTGCTGCTCACCGAGCGGTACGAGGACGTGTCGGTCCGGGCGGTCTGCGTCGCGGCCGGAGCCAATCCCGCCGCGGTCCACTATCACTTCGGTTCCAAGGAAGCGCTGATCGCCGCGTTGATCGAGGATCGGCTCGGGCCGCTGTGGGCGGAGGGACTGGCCGTGGCCACAGCGCGGCCGGACTCGGTTCCGGCGGTGGTCGACGCGGTCATCGAACCGTTCGTCGCCCTCGCGGCCGATCCGATGGGCCGATTGCATCTGCGGCTGCTGGCGGGACTGGTGCTGCGCCGCCGACCGATGTCGTGGCAGCGCCAGTGGTTCCGGATGGAGTCCTGGTCGGGGTTGCTGCCCGGTGTGCGGTCCGGTGAGGCGCGGCGGCGCTGGATGCTGGCCTTCGACCTGATCATCATGCGTTTCGGCAGCACCGAGGACCACGATCTCACCCCGGCTGCCATCGCGTCGTTGCGCGAATTCGTCATCGCGGGGCTGATGGCCCCGCCCCCGGCCACAGCTACACAGGAGTAA
- the secG gene encoding preprotein translocase subunit SecG — protein sequence MEMFLDILLIITSVLLVLLVLLHRAKGGGLSSLFGGGVQSSLSGSTVVEKNLDRITIFVGLIWFIAVIGIGFEIKFA from the coding sequence ATGGAAATGTTCCTGGATATCCTCCTGATCATCACCAGCGTGCTGCTGGTGCTGCTGGTGTTGCTGCACCGTGCGAAGGGTGGAGGCCTGTCCAGCCTGTTCGGCGGCGGTGTGCAGTCGAGCCTGTCCGGTTCGACGGTGGTCGAGAAGAACCTCGACCGCATCACCATCTTCGTCGGCCTGATCTGGTTCATCGCCGTCATCGGCATCGGCTTCGAGATCAAGTTCGCTTGA
- a CDS encoding arylsulfatase codes for MAEKFEGHIALDIRDSVADWRPFVEPTAPEDAPNVLYLVWDDIGIGTWDCYGGLVEMPNMKRIADRGIQFTQFHTTALCSPTRASLLTGRNATSVGMATIEEFTDGFPGMCGRIPEDTALCSEVLGERGWNTYAVGKWHMTPLEEENLAASKRNWPLGRGFERFYGFLGGEADQWYPNLVYDNHPITQPYPPEDGYHLSKDLADKSIEFVRDAKVIAPGKPWMLYLCPGCGHAPHHVAREWADKYRGRFDMGYEKYREIVLENQKRMGLVPENTELSPMNPYVDATSVDGKLWPAQDTVRAWDSLSEDEKRLFRRQAEVFAGFLSYTDAQIGRLLDYLEDSGQLDNTIIVTLSDNGASGEGGPNGSANEMKFFNGYIDTVDDSLAKLDELGSPTTYNHYSIGWAMAFNTPYKLYKRYASHEGGIADACLMSWPDGIAARGELRHQYLSICDITPTVYELLGITPPETVKNVPQRPLEGVSFRALLDDADADTGKHTQFYSMLGTRGIWHRGWFADAVHAACPSGWGHFDADRWELFHIENDRSQLHDLAEAHPEKLEELKALWLAEAEKYNGMPLYDLDMLSVMLRERPTYSGNRDTAVYYPGLAEVGPGAALEIRGRSFALLAETTISSADAEGVLFAHGGRLGGHTLFLQDGRLYYVYNFLGEEEQVIVSDRPVPLGDHILGMRYERQGTRSDNFTPTGAAVLYIDEDPVGSFDDMRIQPIVFSGVGEGVRVGRDSGQSVTARYRSPFPFTGGSMRQVIEDVTGKPYLDLEMAAAAAFSRD; via the coding sequence ATGGCGGAGAAGTTCGAAGGACATATCGCGCTCGATATCCGGGATTCGGTTGCCGATTGGCGGCCCTTCGTGGAACCGACGGCGCCCGAGGATGCGCCGAATGTCCTCTATCTGGTCTGGGACGATATCGGGATCGGCACCTGGGACTGCTACGGCGGCCTGGTCGAGATGCCGAATATGAAGCGCATCGCCGATCGGGGCATCCAGTTCACCCAGTTCCACACGACAGCGCTGTGTTCGCCCACCCGGGCCTCGCTGTTGACGGGCCGGAACGCGACCTCGGTCGGTATGGCCACCATCGAGGAATTCACCGACGGATTTCCGGGGATGTGCGGCCGGATACCCGAGGACACGGCCCTGTGCTCGGAGGTGCTGGGCGAGCGCGGCTGGAATACCTATGCGGTCGGCAAATGGCATATGACACCGCTGGAAGAGGAGAATCTGGCGGCGTCGAAGCGGAATTGGCCGCTCGGGCGGGGATTCGAGCGGTTCTACGGATTCCTGGGCGGGGAAGCCGACCAGTGGTATCCGAATCTGGTGTACGACAACCACCCGATCACCCAGCCCTACCCGCCGGAGGACGGGTATCACCTGTCGAAGGATCTGGCCGACAAGTCCATCGAGTTCGTCCGCGACGCGAAGGTCATCGCACCGGGCAAACCGTGGATGCTGTATCTGTGCCCGGGCTGTGGTCACGCGCCGCACCACGTGGCCCGCGAGTGGGCGGACAAATACCGCGGCCGATTCGACATGGGGTACGAGAAGTATCGCGAGATCGTGCTGGAGAATCAGAAGCGCATGGGCCTGGTCCCGGAGAACACCGAATTGTCGCCCATGAATCCCTATGTCGACGCCACGAGCGTCGACGGTAAACTGTGGCCCGCGCAGGACACCGTGCGGGCGTGGGATTCGCTGTCCGAGGACGAGAAACGTCTGTTCCGCCGCCAGGCCGAGGTGTTCGCGGGATTCCTGTCCTATACGGACGCGCAGATCGGGCGGCTGCTCGACTACCTGGAAGACAGTGGGCAGCTGGACAATACGATCATCGTGACGCTGTCGGACAACGGCGCCAGCGGAGAAGGCGGTCCCAACGGATCGGCCAACGAGATGAAATTCTTCAACGGCTATATCGACACCGTCGACGACAGTCTGGCGAAACTCGACGAACTGGGATCGCCGACCACCTACAACCACTACAGCATCGGCTGGGCGATGGCGTTCAACACCCCGTACAAGCTGTACAAGCGCTATGCCTCGCACGAGGGCGGCATCGCCGACGCCTGCCTGATGTCGTGGCCGGACGGAATCGCGGCCCGGGGCGAATTGCGCCATCAATATCTCAGCATCTGCGATATCACCCCCACCGTGTACGAACTGCTCGGCATCACGCCCCCGGAAACGGTGAAGAACGTGCCGCAGCGGCCGTTGGAAGGGGTCAGTTTCCGGGCGCTGCTCGACGATGCGGACGCCGACACCGGAAAGCACACCCAGTTCTATTCGATGCTCGGCACTCGCGGAATCTGGCATCGAGGCTGGTTCGCCGATGCCGTGCACGCGGCCTGCCCGTCCGGCTGGGGACATTTCGACGCCGACCGCTGGGAGCTGTTCCATATCGAGAACGACCGCAGCCAGCTACACGACCTCGCCGAGGCGCATCCGGAGAAACTGGAGGAGCTGAAGGCGTTGTGGCTCGCGGAAGCCGAGAAATACAACGGCATGCCGCTCTACGACCTCGACATGCTGTCGGTGATGTTGCGCGAGCGCCCGACCTATTCCGGAAATCGCGATACCGCCGTCTATTATCCCGGCCTCGCGGAGGTGGGACCCGGTGCGGCACTGGAGATTCGGGGCCGCTCGTTCGCACTGCTCGCGGAGACGACGATCAGCAGCGCGGATGCCGAGGGGGTGCTGTTCGCCCACGGCGGGCGCCTCGGCGGGCACACGTTGTTCCTCCAGGACGGCCGCCTGTACTACGTCTACAACTTCCTCGGTGAGGAGGAACAGGTGATCGTCTCCGATCGGCCGGTGCCGCTGGGCGATCACATCCTCGGCATGCGGTACGAACGGCAGGGAACCCGCTCCGACAACTTCACGCCCACCGGTGCGGCCGTGCTCTACATCGACGAGGATCCGGTCGGATCGTTCGACGATATGCGGATTCAGCCCATCGTCTTCTCCGGTGTCGGTGAGGGCGTGCGGGTGGGCCGTGACAGCGGTCAATCCGTCACGGCCCGGTACCGCTCGCCGTTCCCGTTCACCGGTGGCAGCATGCGTCAGGTCATCGAGGATGTGACCGGCAAGCCGTATCTGGATCTGGAAATGGCCGCGGCCGCGGCATTTTCGCGCGATTGA
- a CDS encoding alpha/beta fold hydrolase has protein sequence MTLARFVRTVSAVFALLTGFLVVTVGPAQAQTMPTIVLVHGAFADTTSWDGVADNLRGRGYQVVVPENPLRGPAYDAAAIEKTLAGISGPVVLVGHSYGGAVITNTHNPNVKALVYVAAFAPGQGEPVALALNPVRFPGSQLLPPALQMKVVEDPTTAVGRNVDAYIADDAFHRVFAPDVSDATAATMLAHQKSIAASANLELSGPPSWSGTPSWYLVSADDTVIPPAAQREMAARIGAHTSEVQASHVALVSQPAVVADVIATAATATE, from the coding sequence ATGACGCTCGCCCGTTTCGTGAGAACGGTTTCAGCGGTATTCGCACTACTCACCGGTTTTCTGGTGGTAACGGTCGGACCGGCACAGGCCCAGACCATGCCGACGATCGTGCTGGTGCACGGCGCCTTCGCCGACACCACCAGCTGGGACGGTGTCGCCGACAATTTGCGTGGACGGGGATACCAGGTGGTGGTGCCCGAGAATCCGCTGCGCGGGCCCGCCTACGACGCGGCGGCGATCGAGAAGACACTCGCCGGCATCTCCGGGCCGGTGGTCCTGGTCGGCCACTCGTACGGCGGCGCCGTGATCACCAATACCCACAATCCGAATGTGAAGGCACTCGTCTACGTCGCCGCCTTCGCTCCCGGCCAGGGCGAACCCGTCGCGCTGGCACTGAACCCGGTCCGCTTCCCCGGCAGCCAGTTGCTACCGCCCGCGCTGCAGATGAAGGTCGTCGAGGACCCGACCACCGCGGTCGGCCGCAATGTCGACGCCTATATCGCCGACGACGCGTTCCACCGGGTCTTCGCACCCGACGTCAGCGACGCGACGGCGGCCACGATGCTCGCCCACCAGAAATCGATCGCGGCGTCGGCCAACCTCGAACTGTCCGGTCCCCCCTCCTGGTCGGGCACGCCGAGCTGGTATCTGGTCTCCGCCGACGACACCGTGATCCCACCCGCCGCCCAGCGCGAGATGGCGGCGCGGATCGGCGCACACACCAGTGAGGTGCAGGCCTCGCACGTCGCTCTGGTCTCGCAACCGGCAGTGGTGGCGGATGTGATCGCCACGGCGGCCACCGCGACCGAATAA
- a CDS encoding NADH:flavin oxidoreductase has product MNDIFEPADLGPITLRNRVIKAATFEGRTPEALVTDELIDFHREIAAGGVGMSTVAYCAIAPGGRTDRHQIWLRPEALPGLRRLTDAIHAEGAKASAQIGHAGPVANAASNRAPALAPTRLWSPLSMKMMRSPSVAEIQDLVAANARAALLAEEAGFDAVELHFGHNYLVSSFLSPLLNRRRDAYGGSLEHRARLAREIALAVREAVGGRLAILAKLNMEDGVRGGFSLAESLRVASWLEADGGLDVLELTAGSSLLNPMLLFHGDAPRQAFAKTLPGPTRLGFKVVGRAFLREYPYHGTYLLDRARQFRRELSMRLVLLGGITDLDDMRRARREGFEFMAMGRALLREPDLLRRIQADATTRSACIHCNECMPSIYTGTHCVLRLDGPAIPAQ; this is encoded by the coding sequence GTGAACGATATTTTCGAACCCGCCGATCTGGGGCCGATCACCCTGCGCAACCGCGTGATCAAGGCCGCGACCTTCGAGGGACGCACCCCCGAGGCCCTGGTCACCGACGAACTCATCGACTTCCATCGGGAGATCGCGGCCGGTGGTGTCGGGATGAGCACCGTGGCCTACTGCGCCATCGCGCCGGGCGGGCGCACCGATCGCCACCAGATCTGGTTGCGGCCCGAGGCGCTGCCCGGACTGCGGCGGCTCACCGACGCCATCCATGCCGAGGGAGCCAAGGCCAGCGCCCAGATCGGGCATGCCGGACCGGTGGCCAACGCGGCCTCCAACCGGGCGCCGGCGCTGGCGCCGACCCGGCTGTGGTCACCGCTGAGCATGAAGATGATGCGGTCACCGTCGGTGGCCGAGATCCAGGATCTGGTCGCGGCGAACGCCCGGGCGGCACTGCTGGCCGAGGAGGCCGGATTCGATGCCGTGGAACTGCATTTCGGCCACAACTACCTGGTCAGTTCGTTTCTGAGCCCACTGTTGAACCGTCGCCGGGACGCCTACGGCGGTTCCCTGGAGCACCGGGCCCGGCTGGCCCGCGAGATCGCGCTCGCGGTGCGCGAGGCCGTCGGCGGGCGGCTGGCGATTCTCGCCAAGCTGAATATGGAAGACGGTGTGCGCGGGGGCTTTTCGCTGGCCGAATCGCTGCGGGTGGCCTCCTGGCTCGAAGCCGACGGGGGATTGGACGTCCTCGAACTGACGGCGGGCAGTTCGCTGCTCAACCCGATGCTGCTCTTCCACGGCGACGCGCCCCGGCAGGCCTTCGCCAAGACCCTGCCCGGCCCGACCCGCCTGGGATTCAAGGTCGTCGGCCGGGCGTTCCTGCGCGAATACCCCTATCACGGCACCTACCTGCTCGACCGTGCCCGCCAGTTCCGCCGCGAACTGTCGATGCGGCTGGTACTGCTGGGCGGGATCACCGATCTCGACGATATGCGGCGGGCCCGGCGCGAGGGCTTCGAATTCATGGCCATGGGACGTGCGCTGCTGCGGGAGCCCGATCTGCTGCGACGCATCCAGGCCGACGCCACCACCCGATCGGCCTGCATCCACTGCAACGAGTGCATGCCGAGCATCTACACCGGCACGCACTGTGTGCTGCGGCTCGACGGCCCCGCGATTCCGGCCCAGTGA
- a CDS encoding YbfB/YjiJ family MFS transporter, protein MIIAPPRHTSWAPALRAASGLAAAMGIGRFAFTPLLPVMIDAGRLSAHTGAVVAAANYAGYLLGAVAAARFPEYQGRTAFRVAGAALVLSEAAMAVPAPTPFPVILRFVAGVASAVLFIGCAQIAARHENRRRAAGIAFAGVGTGIAATGALILLARSVLSWQALWLGSAALTALLVLPALNLDIRGGARTGSATVRARRSWRLLQVTYFAEGLGYIVLGTFLVAAVDAAGHRTAGTAIWIVVGLAAAPATVLWGATARRIGPAVALVCALVLQCGSALLPVLWSGVWAAVVSAALFGATFMGITLLALEIGDDLAGPGAAATLTAGYGLGQMLGPLVVAPVLGDGYDAAFTIAAVILVVAAGAALAVVPRRRHGAGGPAGAEPPVPVKRT, encoded by the coding sequence GTGATCATCGCACCTCCACGCCACACCTCCTGGGCTCCGGCGCTGCGTGCCGCGTCGGGCCTGGCCGCGGCCATGGGTATCGGCCGCTTCGCCTTCACTCCCCTGCTCCCGGTGATGATCGACGCCGGACGCCTGAGCGCGCACACCGGCGCGGTCGTCGCGGCCGCCAACTACGCGGGCTATCTGCTGGGCGCGGTGGCCGCGGCGCGGTTCCCGGAATATCAGGGGCGCACGGCTTTTCGCGTGGCCGGAGCCGCACTGGTCCTCAGCGAGGCGGCGATGGCCGTCCCGGCGCCGACACCGTTTCCGGTGATCTTGCGGTTCGTCGCGGGCGTCGCGAGCGCCGTCCTGTTCATCGGCTGCGCACAGATCGCGGCCCGGCACGAGAATCGCAGGCGCGCAGCGGGTATCGCCTTCGCCGGAGTCGGCACGGGCATCGCCGCGACCGGCGCGCTGATCCTGCTCGCCCGGTCGGTGCTGTCCTGGCAGGCGCTGTGGCTGGGCTCGGCCGCGCTCACCGCGCTGCTGGTTCTCCCGGCCCTGAACCTGGATATTCGCGGTGGCGCCCGCACCGGATCGGCGACGGTGCGCGCGCGACGCAGCTGGCGATTGCTGCAGGTGACCTATTTCGCGGAGGGCCTGGGCTATATCGTGCTCGGCACCTTCCTGGTGGCCGCCGTCGACGCGGCCGGGCACCGGACTGCGGGAACGGCGATCTGGATCGTGGTGGGCCTGGCGGCGGCGCCCGCCACGGTGCTGTGGGGTGCGACGGCGCGCCGTATCGGACCGGCGGTGGCCCTGGTGTGCGCCTTGGTCCTGCAGTGCGGGTCGGCCCTGCTACCCGTGCTCTGGTCCGGGGTGTGGGCCGCGGTCGTCTCGGCCGCGCTGTTCGGGGCGACGTTCATGGGCATCACACTGCTGGCCCTGGAAATCGGAGACGATCTGGCCGGACCCGGTGCGGCGGCGACGCTCACCGCGGGATACGGGCTGGGCCAGATGCTCGGACCGCTGGTGGTGGCCCCGGTACTGGGTGACGGTTACGATGCCGCGTTCACCATCGCGGCGGTGATCCTGGTGGTGGCCGCCGGTGCGGCGCTGGCCGTCGTGCCGCGACGGCGGCACGGTGCGGGCGGGCCCGCCGGAGCGGAACCGCCCGTCCCGGTCAAGCGAACTTGA